TAATATTTCTGCTGAACAGTTTATCGGAATGAGCGGTGAAGGTTTCTTTGTCGGAATTGCCGTTGCCGCCTATGAATGGATTGCTGCCCTTGCGCTGATCATTATTGCGGTCTGGTTTATTCCGATCTATCTTAAGAATAAGATCTATACTATGCCTCAGTTTCTGGAGAGAAGGTATAACAAATCTGTTTCATTGATCATGGCAGTGTTCTGGCTGTTTCTGTATGTTATCGTGAATCTTACTTCCATTCTTTATCTTGGAGCTCTTGCTATTGATACTTTGTTGGGAGGAGAACACCTTCACGGTATTATGATCGCCCTTTTGCTTATGGCTCTTCTGATCGGTCTTGGAGGGATGAAAGTGATAGGATATACAGACGTTATCCAGGTAGCAGTGCTTATTATCGGAGGCTTTGCAACGGTTTATATGGCTTTACAGATTGTGGACCAGAGAATCAACGGAGCTGCAGTAGGTAATGCTCTGGCTGGTTTCAATACCCTGATCAATGAGGCTCCGCAGCACTTTAAGCTGATTCTTCAAAAACCAACAACTACGACCACTACTTTGGCAATGCCTCAAAACCTTGATGTACAGAAGTATGTCGTGTTACCAGGTCTGGCCATGTATTTTGCAGGTCAGTGGATTGTTAACCTGAACTATTGGGGCTGTAATCAGTACATCACCCAAAGAGCTTTGGGGGCAGATCTGAAAACAGCAAGAACGGGAATTTTATTTGCCGGTTTTCTGAAGCTATTCATGCCTGTGATTGTTATGCTTCCGGGAATTGCAGCGTATGTATTATATTCCAAAGGACACCTTCCGGGATTCAACGGAGTGAAAGACGGAGCCTACTCTGCAATATTAGGATTCTTACCAGTAGGATTGAAAGGATTGGCCATTGCAGCGTTGACAGCAGCGATTGTGGCTTCACTGGCTGGAAAAGTAAACAGTATTTCAACCATTTTTACGCTGGATATCTATAAAAAATACCTTAAAACAGACGCCACCGAAATTCAGATGGTGAGAACAGGCCGCTGGGTTATTATTATTGCGATGATGGTAGCATTAGCCTTTACCTGGACAGACGTTTTGGGGATTGGTGGAGAAGGAGGCTTTACATTTATCCAGAAATACACAGGTTTTATCAGTCCCGGAGTGTTTGCCATGTTCCTTCTGGGAATGTTCTGGAAAAGAACAACAGGTACTGCTGCTTTGGTAGGAGTGATTTTAGGTTTCGTCCTGGCCATTTTCTTCAACAGTTTTGCTGTGGGTATTTTCGGAAAAGAAACCTGGATGTATACGGCATTCACTTATGAAAAGCTGGAGAATGGAGTGGTTCATACCATTACAGAGATTCCTTTCCTGATCAATATGGGATGGTCCTTTTTTATCACAATAATTGCCATGATACTCATCAGTCTTGCGGGTCCTAAAGTAAATCCTAAAGCCTTTGCCATTGATGCAACGATGTTTAAAGTGGACAACAGAACTTTAGTTTTGATCGTGATGACACTGCTTTTACTGACTGCCTTATATGTAAGGTTTTGGTAGATTGAACCGTGTACTGAAACATGAAATAATAAAAAATAGGATGCTGAAAAGCATCCTATTTTTTTTGGGTCTTAGATGTTTCTAACGCACTAGTTCATCCCAATATATTTGAACTTGAACAACTGACAGGATGTACCGTAATAATCCCAAAGGTGCAAGTTTGAATTGCCATCCATGGTGCAGTTGGGAATATCCCAGCCACGTGTAGGATCCACCTTGGATAGGATTTTGTAATAACCATTGGAGACAGCGACAACCTGCCATGCCTGTGCATCATTATTATAATTCTGCCAAAGACGGATTGAAGTTCCCAGTGTATTGCTGTTACTTGCCAGGTCAATGCAGCGATTTGTTGCGCTGGCTTTAGATACAAAACGCCAGTATCCATTACCTGCGTCAATGGCAACCCATCGCTGTGCAGAAGCACCATTTCTTGCCCATGGTCTTAACACTGCGCCGTTGGTATCCTCTCCGGATTTCAGATCAAGTACTTTGTTAGCATCAGTCTGAAACTCGATCTCGTAAATACCATTGTTGACCAGGCTATTGTTTGTATTACAGTTTCCAACTGGATAGTTGGAGGATGCATATTGCTGGAACCACTGTTTAACTGGTGCGGCGCAGGCTTCCCAATCGTTGTTGTAGGCCGTTCCTGCATTAGGATCGCCTTTGTGGAGGAGATTATCCGGGGCAAGAACATTCCAGCTTACATTGCCCGACTGATCCACGATATATTTTAAATTGGCACCAAATCCGCTTCCACCTGCCGTACCAGTGTTACCAATGCCGAAGGTACCATATCCTTGTGGTGCCCAGTCTGTCTCGGTAATGGCGATCGGTGCAATGTCTGCAATCGGTTTAACGTTGACATTCCATGCGTTCTGAAAGGATAGATAGTTGTTGAGACCACCCCAGTAACCCGGATAGATATGAACAGCATAACCAATATTACCACCGGTGATCTGATTATTGACATAACCTTGATAATGCGATTGCCAGCCTGTACCTGGTATCCAGCAAACATTATTGGCTCCATTGTTGCGAATGATGTTAACCAATGGCTGAAAGAAATTTTTGAGTGCTGCAAAGTGCTCGTTTCCTGTCGATCCCCATGTGCCGTTTGTTCCCAGAATCTCAACCGGTTCGTTGGCTAATTCAAACATCACATTGTCAGCATTCTTTAGGCCCGGATGTTGCGACAAAAAGGTCCATACGGTTTTAAGATAGCTATGATAGGCATCGTTCACAGCAATACGATTTGGACATACGCCTGGTGGACGCAGGATGACATACATTCCTAGACTTCGGGCATGGTTGATCAATGGGATGATCACCTGATCAGTATAAGTAACCAGGCGGTTATAATTGAATCTTGAGATATCGTTCTCAGGGATAGCCGGTCCGGGATCATTGGTCCAATACGGATCAATGTGAAGGCGGATGTAATTGAGATACCAGCCATCACCAGCGCTGCTGAGTTTATTCATGACAGCCTTATTATAGTTCAGAGCACCCTGCACATTGTAATTATCCCAGGTACAGTAGCCGGAATTAGCACCATACTGACAGCCATTGAACCAGGGGCTGGGAGTTATGGCAACACCATGTAAGACAACATTATTGTCGCAGGGATCTTTAAGGTATCTGCCTCCAACATGCAGCATTGGTGTTGCTGCCAATGCTCTTGCGCTAGCACTTAGGTTTTGATCAGATTCTTCTTGTAAAAATTTTTCTTCCATCCGGGAGCAGCTTGAAAGGATGATTAACAGAAGAGAGGCTAGAAGTAGCCACATTTTGTTTGTTCTCATAATTTATATATTTAAAGATTGGGTATTTTTTAGCCATCAATATCTCGATTCCCTAACCCTGCACAGGAGTTTTGGGCAGATAAGTAAAACTTCTTAATTTATTGACGCTGGGTATGAATAAGAATTGCTGTTATATTCTATTAAACCGACTAACGGCTTGTCTCCCGGCTTTCTTTATCTAATTCTTCAACACTGGTCTCGGTAGAACAATGGAACCATTTCTATTCAGTTTCCGAGTTGAAAATCTTTTTCTTCTCTTTTTCTGGGTTCCTACGTATGTAAGCGTGGAGGTTATTAAAATTTAAGTTATAGTTAAATATGGTTATTAGTTTTATATAAAAATACGTATAATGTTAAATATAAACCAATAATTTATTAAAAATTAACAAAAAATTACATATCATAAATAGAATTATAAAATATATAATCATAATGTATTTTGTGGTAGGGAAAAAGAAAAAACCTTATCATAAATTTTTATTATGATAATTCTAAAAAAAGACAAAATAACTTTTTGCCCTGCTTGAAATTTCTCACAAGAGCATAAAAAAAATCTCACTTATGTGAGATTTTAATAAAGGTATGCGGAATTTTTTACAACTCTAAATTGTTAATTTTCTGAAACAGGTTTTAAATTTTAAACATAAACCCCTGTGAGATCTTTTTATTATATTTTTTTTCGTCAAAGCGGTAAAGAAAAGAGCCTTTTCGGGATGAGGTCATATCCTTTTTATTGGTGTTGACAAGGATATCCATACTGTTGATCTTGCTGGTAAAA
The window above is part of the Chryseobacterium sp. MA9 genome. Proteins encoded here:
- a CDS encoding sodium/solute symporter (Members of the Solute:Sodium Symporter (SSS), TC 2.A.21 as described in tcdb.org, catalyze solute:Na+ symport. Known solutes for members of the family include sugars, amino acids, nucleosides, inositols, vitamins, urea or anions, depending on the system.); the encoded protein is MGKLATIDIIIFLIYFVVVASYGLWIYKKKKSESTGSKDYFLAEGSLTWWAIGASLIASNISAEQFIGMSGEGFFVGIAVAAYEWIAALALIIIAVWFIPIYLKNKIYTMPQFLERRYNKSVSLIMAVFWLFLYVIVNLTSILYLGALAIDTLLGGEHLHGIMIALLLMALLIGLGGMKVIGYTDVIQVAVLIIGGFATVYMALQIVDQRINGAAVGNALAGFNTLINEAPQHFKLILQKPTTTTTTLAMPQNLDVQKYVVLPGLAMYFAGQWIVNLNYWGCNQYITQRALGADLKTARTGILFAGFLKLFMPVIVMLPGIAAYVLYSKGHLPGFNGVKDGAYSAILGFLPVGLKGLAIAALTAAIVASLAGKVNSISTIFTLDIYKKYLKTDATEIQMVRTGRWVIIIAMMVALAFTWTDVLGIGGEGGFTFIQKYTGFISPGVFAMFLLGMFWKRTTGTAALVGVILGFVLAIFFNSFAVGIFGKETWMYTAFTYEKLENGVVHTITEIPFLINMGWSFFITIIAMILISLAGPKVNPKAFAIDATMFKVDNRTLVLIVMTLLLLTALYVRFW
- a CDS encoding RICIN domain-containing protein, whose product is MRTNKMWLLLASLLLIILSSCSRMEEKFLQEESDQNLSASARALAATPMLHVGGRYLKDPCDNNVVLHGVAITPSPWFNGCQYGANSGYCTWDNYNVQGALNYNKAVMNKLSSAGDGWYLNYIRLHIDPYWTNDPGPAIPENDISRFNYNRLVTYTDQVIIPLINHARSLGMYVILRPPGVCPNRIAVNDAYHSYLKTVWTFLSQHPGLKNADNVMFELANEPVEILGTNGTWGSTGNEHFAALKNFFQPLVNIIRNNGANNVCWIPGTGWQSHYQGYVNNQITGGNIGYAVHIYPGYWGGLNNYLSFQNAWNVNVKPIADIAPIAITETDWAPQGYGTFGIGNTGTAGGSGFGANLKYIVDQSGNVSWNVLAPDNLLHKGDPNAGTAYNNDWEACAAPVKQWFQQYASSNYPVGNCNTNNSLVNNGIYEIEFQTDANKVLDLKSGEDTNGAVLRPWARNGASAQRWVAIDAGNGYWRFVSKASATNRCIDLASNSNTLGTSIRLWQNYNNDAQAWQVVAVSNGYYKILSKVDPTRGWDIPNCTMDGNSNLHLWDYYGTSCQLFKFKYIGMN